One segment of Cutaneotrichosporon cavernicola HIS019 DNA, chromosome: 4 DNA contains the following:
- the FKS1 gene encoding uncharacterized protein (1,3-beta-glucan synthase subunit FKS1), which translates to MSNPYGQGGPQPSDFSQSSAGDPFNTPPPALSYDGQPGAPGPGGQYSYYNDNESDMGARYEGGGMARDTWASESGWSGNGDQNYPASEQSHYGQQGYPSRASTPTYTESRDGHRTREPYPGWSQDHNIPLSKEEIEDVLIDLQNKFGFQKDSCRNIFDFLMIQLDSRSSRMSPNQALLTLHADYIGGEHANYRKWYFAAQLDLDDAIGQVNNPGLARVRSVARKNKNAPTGSAQGKSLESATNRWRTAMNNMSQYDRLRQVALFLLCWGEAAQVRFIPECLCFIFKCADDYYRSPECQNRMDAVPEGLYLRAVVKPLYNFLRDQGYEVIDGKFLRRERDHDKIIGYDDVNQLFWYPEGIARIRLTDKTRLVDIPPSQRFLKFDRIDWNKVLFKTYLEKRSFVHLLVNFNRIWVLHISVFWFFTAYNAPKVYSRSNSQKPTVPMSWSMTALGGAVATIIMILATIAEFSYIPTSWNNTAHLTRRLLFLAVVLFLTLAPSIYIAFFNQSGNLSLIFGIVQFFISILATILFGIVPSGRMFGDRVAGKNRKYLANQTFTASYPSLSLGGRLSSILLWVLVFSCKFTESYFFLTLSFRDPVGVMTGMVIQVCSDKYFGRALCMNQAKFALAIMFCMDLTLFFLDTFLWYVIWNTIFSIARSFAIGMSIWTPWRDIFSRLPKRIYAKILATNEMEVKYKPKVLVSQVWNAVIISMYREHLLSIDHVQRLLYHQVASDQPGKRTLRAPAFFISQGDNKSKMEFFPKGSEAERRISFFAQSLTTTLPEPLPVDSMPTFTVLVPHYSEKILLSLREIIREEDQNTRVTLLEYLKQLHPIEWDNFVKDTKILAEESNMFNPSNPFAGDEKADNKRADDIPFYTVGFKSAAPEYTLRTRIWASLRAQTLYRTVSGFMNYSKAIKLLYRVENPEVVQMYGGNTDHLERELERMARRKFKFVVSMQRYAKFNKEEHENAEFLLRAYPDLQIAYLDEEPARKDGGEARIFSALIDGHSEILPNGRRRPKFRIELPGNPILGDGKSDNQNHAIVFYRGEYLQLIDANQDNYLEECLKIRNVLGEFEEFQVSQQSPYAPHGHKDFKKFPVAIVGAREYIFSENIGILGDIAAGKEQTFGTLAARSLSFIGGKLHYGHPDFLNAIFMNTRGGVSKAQKGLHLNEDIYAGMNAFGRGGRIKHSEYYQCGKGRDLGFGTILNFQTKIGTGMGEQMLSREYYYLGTQLPMDRFLTFYYGHPGFHINNILVMMSVQVFMLTLVFLGTLNQSIAVCTYNEAGKNPLPSGCYNLQPVFRWIKRCIISIFIVFWIAFVPLFVQELTERGTGRAIVRLAKHFMSLSPVFEVFSTQIYMHSIINDLTFGGARYIATGRGFATTRISFSILYSRFAGPSIYLGVRTLVLLLYITLSVWVPHLIYFWITVVGLCIAPFLFNPHQFSYTDFIIDYREFLRWMSRGNSRTHANSWVGYCRLSRTRVTGFKRKRLGLPSEKLSSDMPRAPWRAIIVGEILGPLALAILFIICYLFVQSFPGNIFEGNTVQVPALLRIAVVAVGPIVFNMALLLVLFLVSVFLGPCINSYTTQFGASMAAIAHLGAVVGMVAFFEFLWYLERWNASRTVLGIITVVAVQRCIFKILIAVFLSREFKHDETNRAWWTGVWFNRGLGYHALSQPAREFIVKTIEMGLYAADFITCHLLLLLLTFPMLIPFFDRLHATMLFWLSPSQQIRPPIYSLRQRSQRRKIVVKYTIVYFLIQACFIALIVVPIIFKVALKWAPKGAPFNGSI; encoded by the exons ATGTCCAATCCTTACGGCCAAGGTGGCCCACAGCCATCCGACTTCTCGCAGTCGTCGGCCGGCGACCCATTCAACACCCCACCCCCCGCTCTCTCCTATGACGGTCAGCCTGGTGCTCCCGGCCCCGGCGGCCAGTACTCGTACTACAATGATAACGAGTCAGACATGGGCGCCCGCTATGAGGGTGGCGGTATGGCTCGCGACACATGGGCAAGTGAGAGCGGCTGGAGTGGTAACGGTG ACCAAAACTACCCAGCATCTGAGCAGTCCCACTACGGCCAGCAGGGGTATCCCTCCCGTGCGTCTACTCCCACATACACGGAGAGCAGGGACGGCCACCGCACCCGCGAGCCCTAT CCTGGATGGTCCCAGGACCACAACATCCCTCTCtccaaggaggagattgaggacGTTCTCATCGACCTTCAGAACAAGTTTGGTTTCCAGAAGGACTCGTGCCGCAACATCTTCGACTTCCTCATGATCCAGCTGGACTCGCGTTCCTCCCGCATGTCGCCCAACCAGGCCCTGTTGACGCTCCACGCCGATTACATCGGTGGCGAGCACGCCAACTACCGTAAATGGTACTTtgcggcgcagctcgacctGGACGACGCCATTGGCCAGGTTAACAACCCTGGTTTGGCTCGTGTCCGCTCCGTTGCGCGCAAGAACAAGAATGCGCCCACTGGCTCGGCACAGGGCAAGTCGCTCGAGTCGGCTACCAACCGCTGGCGCACCGCGATGAACAACATGAGCCAGTACGACCGCCTGCGCCAAGTTGCTCTCTTCCTGTTATGTTGGGGCGAGGCCGCACAGGTCCGCTTCATACCCGAGTGCTTGTGCTTCATCTTCAAGTGCGCCGACGACTACTACCGCTCTCCCGAGTGCCAGAACCGCATGGACGCGGTGCCTGAGGGTCTCTATCTCCGTGCCGTGGTCAAGCCACTCTACAACTTCCTACGTGACCAGGGCTACGAGGTGATCGATGGCAAGTTCTTGcgtcgcgagcgcgaccacGACAAGATCATCGGCTATGACGACGTCAACCAGCTGTTCTGGTACCCGGAGGGCATTGCTCGTATCCGCCTCACCGACAAGACGCGTCTCGTCGATATCCCTCCGTCGCAGCGCTTCCTGAAGTTTGACCGCATTGACTGGAATAAGGTGCTCTTCAAGACTTACCTCGAAAAGCGCTCATTCGTCCACCTTCTCGTCAACTTCAACCGTATCTGGGTGCTTCACATCTCGGTCTTCTGGTTCTTCACGGCCTACAATGCTCCCAAGGTCTACTCGCGGTCGAACTCGCAGAAGCCCACTGTTCCGATGTCTTGGTCCATGACTGCGCTCGGAGGCGCCGTCGCCACAATCATCATGATTCTTGCCACTATCGCCGAGTTCAGCTACATTCCGACCAGCTGGAACAACACTGCGCACCTTACGCGCCGTCTGCTTTTCCTTGCTGTCGTGTTGTTCCTCACACTGGCGCCGTCGATCTACATTGCATTCTTCAATCAGAGCGGCAACTTGTCGCTCATCTTCGGCATCGTACAGTTCTTCATCTCGATTCTTGCGACCATCCTGTTCGGTATCGTGCCTTCGGGCCGCATGTTCGGTGACCGTGTCGCCGGCAAGAATCGCAAATACCTCGCGAACCAGACCTTCACGGCCTCGTACCCCTCGCTTTCCCTTGGTGGCCGTCTTTCGTCGATTCTCTTATGGGTCCTCGTCTTCAGCTGCAAGTTTACGGAGTCGTACttcttcctcaccctctcGTTCCGTGACCCTGTCGGTGTCATGACCGGCATGGTCATCCAGGTCTGCAGTGACAAGTACTTCGGCCGGGCGCTCTGCATGAACCAGGCAAAGttcgccctcgccatcatgTTCTGCATGGACCTCAcgctcttcttcctcgacaCGTTCCTCTGGTATGTCATTTGGAACACGATCTTCTCTATTGCGCGCTCGTTTGCCATTGGCATGAGCATCTGGACGCCGTGGCGCGACATTTTCTCGCGCCTGCCCAAGCGCATTTACGCCAAGATCCTCGCTACGAACGAGATGGAGGTCAAGTACAAGCCCAAGGTGCTTGTCTCCCAGGTCTGGAACGCCGTCATCATCTCCATGTACCGCGAGCACCTGCTCTCCATCGACCACGTCCAGCGTCTCCTGTACCACCAGGTCGCATCCGACCAGCCTGGCAAGCGCACTCTGCGCGCACccgccttcttcatctcgcAGGGTGACAACAAGTCCAAGATGGAGTTCTTCCCCAAGGGCTccgaggctgagcgccGTATCTCGTTCTTCGCTCAGTCGCTCACCACGACCCTCCCAGAGCCTCTGCCAGTTGACTCGATGCCGACATTCACGGTCCTCGTTCCCCACTACTCGGAGAAGATCCTCCTCTCGCTTCGTGAGATTATTCGCGAGGAAGACCAGAACACGCGTgtcaccctcctcgagtACCTCAAGCAGCTTCATCCGATCGAGTGGGACAACTTCGTCAAGGACACCAAGATTCTGGCCGAGGAGTCGAACATGTTCAACCCATCCAACCCCTtcgccggcgacgagaaggccgacaacaagcgcgccgacgacattCCGTTCTACACTGTTGGTTTCAAGTCGGCCGCCCCCGAGTACACGCTGCGTACGCGTATCTGGGCCTCGCTCCGTGCCCAGACCCTGTATCGCACTGTCTCTGGCTTCATGAACTACTCGAAGGCGATCAAGCTCCTCTACCGTGTCGAGAACCCCGAGGTCGTTCAGATGTACGGTGGTAACACCGATcatctcgagcgcgagcttgagagGATGGCGCGTCGCAAGTTCAAGTTCGTCGTCTCCATGCAGCGCTACGCCAAGTTCAACAAGGAAGAGCACGAGAACGCTGAGTTCCTACTTCGCGCATACCCGGACCTCCAGATTGCCTacctggacgaggagccTGCTCgcaaggacggcggcgaggcgcgcatCTTCTCGGCACTCATCGACGGCCACTCGGAGATTCTGCCCAacggtcgtcgtcgccccaAGTTCCGCATCGAGCTTCCTGGCAACCCCATTCTGGGTGACGGCAAGTCGGACAACCAGAACCACGCTATTGTCTTCTACCGCGGCGAGTACCTCCAGCTCATTGACGCCAACCAGGACAACTACCTTGAGGAGTGCCTCAAGATCCGCAACGTGCTTGGCGAGTTTGAGGAGTTCCAGGTCTCGCAACAGTCGCCGTACGCTCCCCATGGCCACAAGGACTTCAAGAAGTTCCCCGTTGCCATTGTCGGTGCGCGCGAGTACATTTTCTCGGAGAACATTGGTATCCTCGGTGACATTGCTGCTGGCAAGGAGCAGACGTTCGGTACGCTTGCGGCTCGCTCGCTGTCGTTCATTGGCGGCAAGCTTCACTACGGCCACCCTGACTTCCTCAACGCTATCTTCATGAACACACGTGGTGGTGTCTCCAAGGCGCAGAAGGGTCTCCACCTCAACGAGGACATTTACGCTGGTATGAACGCTTTCGGTCGTGGCGGTCGCATCAAGCACTCGGAGTACTACCAGTGCGGCAAGGGTCGTGACCTCGGTTTCGGCACCATTCTCAACTTCCAGACCAAGATTGGTACTGGTATGGGCGAGCAGATGCTCTCACGCGAGTACTACTACCTCGGCACCCAACTCCCAATGGACCGCTTCCTCACGTTCTACTACGGCCACCCAGGTTTCCACATCAACAACATCCTTGTCATGATGTCGGTCCAGGTGTTCATGCTCaccctcgtcttcctcggcaCGCTCAACCAGTCGATTGCCGTGTGCACCTACAATGAGGCCGGCAAGAACCCTCTTCCTTCTGGGTGCTACAACCTTCAGCCCGTCTTCCGCTGGATCAAGCGTTGCATCATTTCGATCTTTATCGTGTTCTGGATCGCCTTCGTGCCCCTCTTTGTCCAGGAGCTCACCGAGCGCGGTACCGGCCGTGCCATTGTCCGTCTCGCTAAGCACTTCATGTCGCTCTCGCCCGTCTTCGAGGTTTTCTCGACTCAAATCTACATGCACTCGATCATCAACGACCTCACCTTCGGCGGCGCCCGCTACATTGCCACCGGCCGTGGTTTCGCAACCACCCGCATCTCGTTCAGCATTCTGTACTCGCGTTTCGCGGGTCCTTCGATCTACTTGGGTGTCCGCACCCTGGTCCTGCTGCTCTACATCACGCTGTCGGTCTGGGTCCCGCACCTCATCTACTTCTGGATCACGGTCGTCGGTCTGTGCATTGCGCCGTTCCTCTTCAACCCCCACCAGTTCTCGTACACCGACTTCATCATCGACTACCGCGAGTTCCTCCGATGGATGTCTCGTGGCAACTCGCGTACCCACGCCAACTCGTGGGTCGGCTACTGCCGTCTGTCTCGTACGCGCGTCACTGGTTtcaagcgcaagcgtctcggcctcccCTCGGAGAAGCTGTCGAGCGACATGCCTCGTGCTCCTTGGCGTGCGATCATTGTCGGCGAGATCCTGGGtccgctcgccctcgcaaTTCTCTTCATCATCTGCTACCTGTTCGTCCAGTCGTTCCCGGGCAACATCTTCGAAGGCAACACTGTGCAGGTCCCCGCGTTACTCCGCattgccgtcgtcgccgttggCCCTATTGTCTTCAACATGGCCTTGCTCTTAGTTCTCTTCCTTGTCTCGGTCTTCCTCGGCCCGTGCATCAACTCGTACACTACCCAGTTCGGCGCGAGCATGGCTGCGATTGCCCACCTGGGTGCTGTAGTTGGCATGGTTGCGTTCTTCGAGTTCCTCTGGTATCTCGAGCGCTGGAacgcgtcgcgcaccgTGCTCGGCATCATTACTGTTGTTGCTGTGCAGCGCTGCATTTTCAAGATCTTGATCGCCGTCTTCCTGTCTCGCGAGTTCAAGCACGACGAAACCAACCGCGCCTGGTGGACTGGTGTCTGGTTCAACCGCGGCCTCGGCTATCACGCGCTCAGCCAGCCGGCTCGCGAATTCATCGTCAAGACCATCGAGATGGGCCTGTACGCGGCGGACTTCATCACCTGCCACttgctcctccttcttctcacGTTCCCCATGCTCATTCCCTTCTTTGACCGGCTCCACGCGACCATGCTGTTCTGGCTCTCGCCCAGCCAGCAGATCCGCCCGCCGATCTACTCGCTCCGTCAACGCAGCCAGCGCCGAAAGATTGTGGTCAAAT ACACCATCGTGTACTTCCTCATCCAAGCCTGCTTCATTGCCCTTATTGTCGTGCCCATCATCTTCAAGGTCGCGCTCAAGTGGGCACCCAAGGGCGCTCCCTTCAACGGCTCTATCTAA
- a CDS encoding uncharacterized protein (Cullin family): MALAEALTLWDIPATSIEGARRYQQVATAQDIARAYIFPQDIRGGGKNKVDSKELAAAFRVLRAAGRLHKLHVDFIDTVEASFRYVKDDMARYWVAIEQTIAAEAQEQTQSVMTELFSRIATWQRRWARPLHMFEDDSILRQFNSQFHRLLYAAFPASFQDCLFHYLSYSLEAAGAHEEEGNVKHAYPSQHLLGLNLVHRYATTLMRVAFDEIDKIAAEEAAEGLAERRLARARQRVSSSLSNWMSTIFQGNEALLRSIYSRFDYHLCKSFFDIRTDELFDIIVDFPDSMAALEDLKDCLFKIDQRDQVVEKFNVKRLLHPGAETKDVISQYINTIRCLRIIDPVGVLLHKVAEPIRRHLRDRPDTIRCIVASLVEGEELQDENDPTSAAPLAAISDNNVEDFTDPKWEPEPNDAAPEFRTGRNSDIVGTLVSIYETQEAIVKELQTYLAGRLLVVEGYDAVKEVRTIELLRVRFGEEALHVCDVMLKDMSDSKRINDHVHGEIDTIVQPLIISRIFWPDIAPSSLHLTPKLEAAEKEYEAAFHHFKPDKHLLWLQEQGTASVTLELEDRTVTVDVTPLQAAVAELFEFQDTWTEEDLAKKLEVNVILVRGALAVWAGHGVFKSEDDGSWRVLEVLEVGVDQQVPVIEAQSAFQSIDGASVHEKGSIFWGHIRGAIAELGPQNLSSLHRVLSHDKNYNMTVDELAMFLTAAKGARRLMEGRDGKWILPK; this comes from the exons ATGGCGCTCGCGGAGGCCTTGACATTATGGGACATCCCCGCTACCTCAATAGAGGGGGCGCGGAGGTACCAGCAAGTCGCGACG GCGCAGGACATCGCGCGAGCGTACATCTTTCCTCAGGACATCCGCGGGGGAGGAAAGAACA AGGTTGATTCGAAGGAGCTCGCCGCTGCATTCCGCGTCCTGCGTGCCGCCGGGCGCCTGCACAAGCTGCACGTTGACTTTATTG ATACCGTCGAAGCAAGCTTCCGCTATGTCAAGGATGATATGGCTAGGTACTGGGTCGCCATTGAG CAAACAatcgccgccgaggctcAGGAGCAGACGCAGTCCGTCATGACCGAGCTGTTCTCTAGAATCGCAACATGGCAGAGGCGATGGGCAAGACCACTACACATGTTCGAGGA CGACAGCATCTTGCGACAGTTCAACTCGCAATTCCACAGATTGCTATACGCCGCATTCCCCGCCTCCTTCCAGGACTGCCTCTTTCACTACCTCTCGTACTCGCTCGAAGCAGCTGGTGCAcatgaagaagaaggcaaCGTAAAGCACGCCTATCCATCGCAACACCTACTTGGGCTGAACCTCGTGCATAGATACGCAACGACGCTCATGCGCGTGGCATTTGACGAGATCGACAAgatcgccgccgaggaggcggccgagggccTGGCTGAGCGCCGCTTAGCACGAGCGCGGCAACGCGTGTCCTCCAGCTTGAGCAACTGGATGTCTACCATCTTCCAGG GCAACGAGGCCCTCCTGCGTTCCATCTATTCGCGGTTCGACTACCACTTATGCAAGTCATTCTTCGACATCCG CACGGACGAGCTCTTTGACATCATTGTCGACTTCCCAGATTCCATGGCTGCCCTTGAAGATCTGAAG GACTGCTTGTTCAAGATTGACCAGCGTGATCAGGTCGTGGAGAAATT CAATGTCAAGCGTCTCCTCCATCCAGGTGCGGAAACCAAGGATGTCATCTCGCAATACATCAACACCATCCGCTGCCTGCGCATCATCGATCCCGTTGGCGTGTTGCTGCACAAGGTTGCCGAGCCTATCCGCCGTCACTTGCGCGATCGTCCAGACACCATCCGCTGCATCGTGGCGTCTCTCgtcgagggggaggaaCTGCAGGACGAGAATGACCCTACCTCTGCTGCGCCTCTCGCTGCTATTAGCGACAACAACGTTGAGGACTTCACCGACCCCAAATGGGAGCCAGAACCAAACGATGCAGCACCAG AGTTCCGAACAGGTCGAAACTCCGACATCGTTGGGACGCTCGTCAGCATTTACGAGACGCAGGAGGCAATCGTCAAGGAGCTTCAAACCTATCTTGCTGGGCGGCTGCTTGTCGTTGAGGGCTATGATGCGGTGAAGGAG GTCCGCACCATAGAGCTACTCAGGGTCCGCTTCGGCGAGGAAGCACTGCATGTATGCGACGTCATGCTCAAAGACATGAGCGACTCGAAACGCATCAACGACCACGTTCACGGAGAAATCGAC ACCATTGTCCAACCTCTCATCATCTCACGCATCTTCTGGCCAGACATcgccccttcctccttgcATCTCACGCCAAAGTTGGAGGCAGCAGAGAAAGAGTACGAGGCCGCGTTCCATCACTTCAAGCCCGACAAGCACCTACTATGGCTTCAAGAGCAAGGTACGGCGTCTGTCACTCTCGAACTCGAGGACAGGACTGTCACAGTGGACGTCACCCCGCTGCAGGCAGCCGTTGCAGAGCTTTTCGAGTTTCAAGATACTTGGACGGAGGAAGACCTCGCTAAGAAGCTTGAGGTCAACGTCATTCTTGTTCGTGGTGCTCTAGCAGTGTGGGCTGGACACGGTGTGTTCAAgagcgaggatgacggGTCCTGGCGTGTTCTGGAGGTTTTGGAAGTAGGTGTAGATCAGCAGG TGCCTGTAATCGAGGCGCAATCCGCTTTCCAGAGCATTGACGGGGCCAGCGTTCATGAGAAGGGCAGCATCTTTTGGGGC CACATCCGTGGTGCCATTGCCGAACTTGGCCCACAGAACCTGTCGTCACTGCACCGCGTCCTGTCCCATGACAAGAACTACAACATGACCGTGGATGAGCTAGCCATGTTCTTGACGGCCGCTAAGGGGGCTCGGCGCTTGATGGAAGGCCGAGATGGCAAATGGATTCTGCCGAAATGA